The following coding sequences are from one Molothrus aeneus isolate 106 chromosome Z, BPBGC_Maene_1.0, whole genome shotgun sequence window:
- the MED18 gene encoding mediator of RNA polymerase II transcription subunit 18, translating into MEAPPVTMMPVTGGTINMMEYLLQGSVLDQSLESLLHRLRGLCDNMEPETFLDHEMVFLLKGQQASPFVLRARRSMDKSGMPWHLRYLGQPEIGDKNRHALVRNCVDIATSDNLTDFLVEMGFRMDHEFVAKGHVFRKGIMKIVVYKIFRILMPGNTESIEPLSLSYLVELNVVAPAGQDIVSDDMRNFAEQLKPLVHLEKIDPKRLM; encoded by the exons ATGGAGGCGCCGCCGGTGACCATGATGCCCGTCACGGGCGGCACCATCAACATGATGGAGTACCTGCTCCAAG GGAGCGTGCTGGACCAGAGCCTGGAGAGCCTCCTGCACCGCCTGCGCGGGCTGTGCGACAACATGGAGCCCGAGACCTTCCTGGACCACGAGATGGTGTTCCTGCTGAAGGGGCAGCAGGCCAGCCCCTTCGTGCTGCGCGCCCGGCGCTCCATGGACAAGAGCGGGATGCCCTGGCACCTGCGCTACCTGGGACAGCCCGAAATCGGCGACAAGAACCGCCACGCGCTGGTGCGCAACTGCGTGGACATCGCCACGTCTGACAACCTGACGGACTTCCTGGTGGAGATGGGTTTCCGCATGGACCACGAGTTCGTGGCCAAAGGGCACGTGTTCCGCAAGGGCATCATGAAGATCGTGGTGTACAAGATCTTCCGCATACTGATGCCAGGAAATACGGAGAGCATTGAGCCGCTCTCCCTCTCCTACTTGGTGGAGCTCAATGTAGTCGcgccagcagggcaggacattGTTTCTGATGACATGAGGAACTTTGCTGAGCAGCTGAAGCCTCTAGTACACCTGGAGAAAATTGACCCCAAAAGACTAATGTGA